A stretch of DNA from Bacillota bacterium:
CCGCATCTCAAAGTGCAGGTGCAGCCCGGACTCGCGACTCCTTGCTCAGAGTTAAAGTATGGACAAAATACCTCTAGTCATAGTGAATTCAGAACCATGAGTTCCGGAATGTTGCCGGACATTAAATCAAAATCACTATCGTTATGAAGCAATACCAGCTTTCTCTCAATTGCGGTTAGAGCAATAAGTAGGTCGATTGTACTTCGTGGGGTTACGCCTTTGCGTCTCAGGTCAAAATATATTCTGGCACCCTTTTCAAAGGTAGAGGCTTCTGGCTCTAAATAATAGATTTGCTGAGTTGAAAGATATTCTTTAAGTGTATTAAACTCTGTCTCATTTCTTGCCCCCTGCAAAACCTCCTGATAAGTGTAGGATGATATTCCAAAGGGAATATCTCGGGAAAGAACATCTTTGAAAAGCTCTGTTTTCTCATCTACTTGTCCTTTCAAAAAACCGATGAGGACAGAGGTGTCAATTAGTACCATATTTTAACACCCCTTTCGCATTGCTTTATAATCATAATTGTCGGCAAATGCAATCTTGCCCTGTAATTCTTTCAAGTCCTTGCGTGCATGACGTTGTACAAACTCAACTAGAGCCCTATCAACCACTTCCCTCTTAGTAGTCAAGCCAGAAATGCGCATAGCCTGCTCCATGAGGTTATCATCAATTACGATATTAGTACGCACACCGATACACCTCCTCATACACATTATATTGCACATAAGATATCCCTGTCAATTACAGACATCAAACTGAGTTCGGTGGCCACGAACGTGCTTGGGGGTAACGGGTCGAGCGATACTGCAGGAGATAACCGGCGGGAATGTGGATCCAAAGGTCCTGGCTTCATTGGCGAAGGGCCGGCTTAGAAGCAAGAAAGCCGAGCTTGAAGAGGCACTTCAAGGACTCGTTGGCCGCCACGTGGTACTCATGCTGGTAGTGCAATTAAGCCACATCGATGCTCTCGATGATGCGATTGAGCGAGTAAGCGAGGAGATAGAGGCACGGATACGCCCTTCTCAGGAGGCCTTGCTGAGGCTTGAGACGATCCATACTCGCCTGGTTATACTCCTTTACCTGCCACGAAAGTTTGACCTCGGCCCTGTTCTCCTCCACTCTGGTCACTTCAACGTCAGCCGGGTTCACCACCGCTCGTTCTTCCTTATATGCACTGTACGGTCGACCTGGCACTGATGAGTTCCTCGGCCAATAGGATCTCAGGTTGGAGGTCTCCGCGTGGAGCCGGGACACCTCCGCCCGCAGGTGCCTGGTGTTAGACCACGAGACAAGGTTCACCAGCAAGGATATGGAAAGCAGCACTGGGATGAGGGGAAAACCCCTGGTGTCAGACATGGGTGCCCGGCCTCTGACAAGTGGCACTCATCTTCCTTGACTCCAGAGCCGAGATGAAGTTGCCTAGACCGGCCAGTTTTTCCCCGGGGATTCGCCTGGTCCCCGCCAGGCAGGTCCGAACCGTCGCATAGCCGGAGCGTTGAACACCCTTCCCTGTTCATGCTATACTCTGGGAAAGCGCGTGATGACGCCAATTGACTGGAGGGAAGGCACTACATGCAGGGGCCTTTACTGACGCACGAAGACAAGTTCGGGGCTGTGGGAATCACCTTTGATGATGTGCTCCTGGTGCCTTCCGCCTCAGAGGTGCTTCCCAGGGATGTGAACATCGGTACCTGGCTCACCCGCAACATCTCGCTGAACACCCCGCTGGTGAGTGCTGGGATGGATACGGTGACCGAGTCGCGCATGGCCATAGCCATGGCCCGCGAGGGCGGGGTGGGCGTGATCCACCGCAACATGAGCGTCCA
This window harbors:
- a CDS encoding PIN domain nuclease, giving the protein MVLIDTSVLIGFLKGQVDEKTELFKDVLSRDIPFGISSYTYQEVLQGARNETEFNTLKEYLSTQQIYYLEPEASTFEKGARIYFDLRRKGVTPRSTIDLLIALTAIERKLVLLHNDSDFDLMSGNIPELMVLNSL
- a CDS encoding type II toxin-antitoxin system VapB family antitoxin is translated as MRTNIVIDDNLMEQAMRISGLTTKREVVDRALVEFVQRHARKDLKELQGKIAFADNYDYKAMRKGC